In Nocardioides sp. zg-1228, a single window of DNA contains:
- a CDS encoding sortase, translating into MTRRLIATTVTWCMTVSMLALLAQGAAAPASADPPTGGTTIATETFTGRSVADPAWTAQGDSCLTGAITPPPTGAANIPTCATHRVGPVPTLGLVPGYLQLTDTTTQTAGSVLYNKPIPATAGVTITFDQFQYGGTGADGIGFFLVDGATNLNATGAPGGSLGYAQRTVEGEVAEPGVEGGVLGVGLDAYGNYYDDGENRGNGCPEGQRSPSTAEGAVAPNVITLRGPGDGFTGYCYLASTTSADADDPDDPGTTLSGTLRGRTLAASWRQVNITVTPAPDPRVIVQVRYNPANPASPWVTELDEPAPEGLPSTYKFGLSGATGGVTDVHLIRNAVVRTVDPLPQLQLEKQVDRSSGTLPAVITAGTEIPYQYTVTNAGAENLSTLAIADDTITGPITCDATTLPPAPAPGSTTVCRGTYTVTAADVSTGEVVNTAVANAVNPGGETVTSPEATVTVPLVSSLDLAKSVQTDPPYVAGQEVEYLYTVTNTGGSTVTNIAVTDDRVSPASLVCEANVLAPGASTTCTGTYLVDTAEANAAGSIVNTAIARGETPFGQEVESPEAQASIGVNTDIAITKAVDDPTPSVGDTVTFTVTATNNGPAAATDLLVTDLLPAGRLTLQSATTSGPQPSAYGAEEGAWSIPALAVGNAVTLTITARVDTNGVTSNTATLTRLDQLDTDPSNNSATVTLNARALDLAVTKEVIGSGEVAAGEPVTFRVTVTNLGPQPGTGITISEDLPPGLTYLPGQSGGTGSYDPSTSIWTIGALGVDETATFDFVLDTSAAGTFTNAVSLASVSPTDINSANNSDSATVAVRTPNADLVIVKGVSPQEAVVDDTVTYTVTVLNRGPDPVGGVFVTDTGAEGVTLVEADPSQGTVDLATRRWDVGRLASGQSATLTLTARLDSEGTKVNLATVDAPLLDDPTPEDNESSATLTTLAPAVDVAVTKSVAAAGGGSASEIPLGQDAVFTVTATNTGVSGAPETTVTNAVFTDLLQEGLTFVSATGDGDFDPETGTWTVGSIPVGTTVTLTITATGTVVGQQSNTASLSSLDQRDVDPTNNSASAVATFVELADLTITKTVDQPVAQPGDTVVYTITVTNNGPNATDDTIAHDPALIQANITGHTTEDGTFDETSRVWTIPRLESGQTATLEVSVLVGDSASGHYRNLAAIQQTRVEDPNPDDNIDDEELFVPVADIAVTKAVDNPTPVPGATVTFTVGVRNLGPDTAEDVIVNDVLPDGLTYVSSTASRGTYDAATGVWDVGQLAPTDLPATGDQEVLQITAQVTRTGPLTNTASSDRARAVPYDPDTTNNSASATLNGTERPALQIVKTASPATVTAAGQQVQYTFRVTNVGDVPLSAVSIVEDGFTGSGDLPTPTCPPSAARLAPGESVDCTSVYVVTAADLATGQLRNVARATGNGPSGGATSSAPDGAVVEINPVAPPVATPSIRTRTSDRDVEPGERFHDRVRITGLPDGASVPATARLYGPFESLADASCRPGTLARTVRWRAGAGWSRTAAVEVSEPGVYTWQVTTQATATAAAATTRCGLPPETTTVAKPPYVAPIVSGGFAGVLPGSDREAAARAKVRAPGFGLNAPVVPTTIVRGRMRLPEKVARTSWLRRSAGFGDTIGTSVIAGHVSDRSDRPGAMWGLRRAERGDTVTITRGGQTQRYRVSDVATYDRTRKLPQRLFRTTGPHRLLLISCSDRVVYPNGHFHYTKYKVVTAVPIRAESGRVPVGP; encoded by the coding sequence ATGACCCGACGCCTGATCGCCACCACCGTCACGTGGTGCATGACTGTGTCCATGCTCGCCCTCCTGGCGCAGGGGGCTGCCGCCCCGGCCTCCGCGGATCCGCCGACCGGTGGAACCACGATCGCGACCGAGACGTTCACCGGCCGGTCCGTCGCGGACCCGGCATGGACCGCCCAGGGCGACAGCTGCCTGACGGGCGCCATCACCCCACCGCCGACGGGTGCCGCCAACATCCCGACCTGCGCGACACATCGGGTCGGTCCGGTGCCCACTCTCGGCCTCGTTCCCGGCTACCTGCAGCTCACCGACACGACCACCCAGACGGCCGGCAGCGTGCTCTACAACAAGCCGATCCCGGCGACGGCCGGGGTGACCATCACCTTCGACCAGTTCCAGTACGGCGGCACCGGGGCCGACGGCATCGGCTTCTTCCTCGTCGACGGCGCCACCAACCTGAACGCGACCGGCGCGCCGGGCGGCAGCCTGGGCTACGCACAGCGCACGGTCGAGGGCGAGGTCGCGGAGCCGGGCGTCGAGGGCGGCGTGCTCGGCGTCGGGTTGGACGCGTACGGCAACTACTACGACGACGGCGAGAATCGCGGGAACGGATGCCCCGAGGGGCAACGCTCGCCGTCGACCGCCGAGGGCGCTGTGGCCCCGAACGTGATCACGCTGCGCGGACCCGGTGACGGCTTCACGGGCTACTGCTACCTCGCCTCCACCACGTCCGCGGACGCCGACGACCCCGACGACCCGGGCACCACGCTCTCCGGGACGCTGCGCGGCCGCACCCTCGCGGCGTCATGGCGGCAGGTGAACATCACGGTGACGCCCGCGCCGGACCCGCGCGTCATCGTCCAGGTCCGCTACAACCCCGCCAACCCCGCCAGCCCGTGGGTCACCGAGCTCGACGAGCCGGCACCCGAGGGCCTGCCGAGCACCTACAAGTTCGGTCTGTCGGGCGCCACCGGCGGGGTCACCGACGTCCACCTGATCCGCAACGCCGTGGTCCGGACGGTCGACCCGCTGCCCCAGCTGCAGCTGGAGAAGCAGGTCGACCGCAGCTCGGGCACCCTGCCGGCCGTCATCACCGCCGGCACGGAGATCCCCTACCAGTACACCGTCACCAACGCGGGGGCGGAGAACCTCTCGACCCTCGCGATCGCCGACGACACGATCACCGGGCCGATCACCTGCGACGCCACCACGCTCCCACCCGCGCCGGCACCGGGGTCGACCACGGTGTGTCGAGGCACCTACACCGTCACCGCGGCTGACGTCTCGACGGGCGAGGTCGTCAACACCGCCGTCGCGAACGCCGTGAATCCCGGAGGCGAGACGGTCACCTCGCCGGAGGCCACCGTCACCGTCCCGCTGGTCTCGAGCCTCGACCTGGCCAAGAGCGTGCAGACCGACCCGCCGTACGTCGCCGGGCAGGAGGTCGAGTACCTCTACACCGTCACCAACACCGGCGGATCCACGGTGACGAACATCGCCGTCACCGACGATCGCGTCTCCCCGGCGTCCCTCGTCTGCGAGGCGAACGTCCTGGCCCCGGGTGCGTCGACCACCTGCACCGGCACCTACCTGGTCGACACCGCCGAGGCCAACGCTGCCGGGAGCATCGTCAACACCGCCATCGCGAGGGGGGAGACACCCTTCGGCCAGGAGGTCGAGTCGCCTGAGGCCCAGGCGAGCATCGGCGTCAACACCGACATCGCGATCACCAAGGCCGTCGACGACCCCACCCCGAGCGTCGGCGACACGGTCACCTTCACCGTCACCGCGACCAACAACGGCCCGGCGGCCGCCACGGACCTCCTGGTCACCGACCTGCTTCCCGCCGGCCGGCTCACGCTCCAGAGCGCCACCACCTCGGGGCCCCAGCCGTCCGCCTACGGCGCCGAGGAGGGGGCGTGGTCCATCCCCGCGCTGGCCGTCGGCAACGCCGTCACGTTGACCATCACCGCGCGGGTCGACACCAACGGGGTGACCTCGAACACCGCGACCCTGACCAGGCTCGACCAGCTCGACACCGATCCGTCCAACAACAGCGCCACCGTGACGCTGAACGCGCGCGCCCTCGACCTGGCCGTGACCAAGGAGGTCATCGGCTCCGGGGAGGTCGCGGCCGGCGAGCCGGTCACGTTCCGGGTGACGGTCACCAACCTCGGTCCGCAGCCCGGCACCGGCATCACGATCAGCGAGGACCTGCCCCCCGGCCTGACCTACCTGCCCGGCCAGTCGGGCGGCACCGGCAGCTATGACCCGAGCACCAGCATCTGGACCATCGGCGCCCTCGGCGTGGACGAGACCGCGACGTTCGACTTCGTCCTCGACACCAGCGCCGCGGGCACGTTCACCAACGCGGTCAGCCTCGCCTCCGTCTCGCCCACCGACATCAACAGTGCCAACAACTCCGACTCCGCGACCGTCGCGGTTCGCACCCCGAACGCCGACCTCGTCATCGTCAAGGGCGTCTCGCCGCAGGAGGCCGTCGTCGATGACACGGTCACCTACACGGTGACCGTCCTCAACCGCGGCCCCGACCCGGTGGGCGGCGTCTTCGTCACCGACACCGGCGCCGAGGGCGTGACCCTCGTCGAGGCCGACCCCTCCCAGGGCACCGTCGACCTCGCCACGCGTCGATGGGACGTCGGCAGGCTCGCGTCCGGCCAGTCCGCCACCCTCACCCTCACCGCTCGGCTCGACTCCGAGGGGACCAAGGTCAACCTCGCCACGGTCGACGCGCCGCTGCTCGACGACCCGACGCCGGAGGACAACGAGTCGTCGGCCACCCTGACCACGCTGGCCCCCGCGGTCGACGTCGCCGTCACCAAGTCCGTGGCCGCGGCCGGCGGGGGATCCGCCTCGGAGATCCCGCTCGGCCAGGACGCGGTGTTCACGGTCACCGCCACCAACACCGGGGTCTCGGGCGCACCCGAGACCACCGTCACCAACGCGGTCTTCACCGACCTCCTCCAGGAGGGGCTGACCTTCGTGTCCGCCACCGGCGACGGTGACTTCGACCCCGAAACCGGCACCTGGACCGTCGGGTCCATCCCGGTCGGGACCACGGTCACCCTCACCATCACCGCGACCGGCACGGTGGTCGGGCAGCAGAGCAACACGGCGAGCCTGTCCAGCCTCGACCAGCGCGACGTCGATCCGACCAACAACTCGGCCTCGGCGGTGGCCACCTTCGTCGAGCTCGCCGACCTCACCATCACCAAGACCGTCGACCAGCCGGTCGCCCAGCCGGGCGACACGGTCGTCTACACGATCACCGTCACCAACAACGGGCCCAACGCCACGGACGACACGATCGCCCACGACCCCGCGCTCATCCAGGCCAACATCACCGGGCACACCACCGAGGACGGGACCTTCGACGAGACGTCCCGCGTCTGGACCATCCCTCGGCTGGAATCCGGCCAGACGGCGACGCTGGAGGTCTCGGTGCTGGTCGGCGACAGCGCCTCCGGGCACTACCGCAACCTGGCGGCGATCCAGCAGACCCGGGTCGAGGACCCCAACCCCGACGACAACATCGACGACGAGGAGCTGTTCGTGCCGGTCGCCGACATCGCGGTCACCAAGGCCGTCGACAACCCCACCCCGGTCCCCGGCGCGACCGTCACCTTCACGGTCGGGGTGCGCAACCTCGGCCCCGACACCGCCGAGGACGTCATCGTCAACGACGTCCTGCCCGACGGCCTGACCTACGTCAGCAGCACAGCCTCTCGCGGCACCTACGACGCTGCCACCGGCGTCTGGGACGTGGGCCAGCTGGCGCCCACGGACCTCCCGGCCACCGGAGACCAGGAAGTCCTGCAGATCACCGCGCAGGTCACCCGCACCGGCCCGCTCACCAACACCGCCTCGTCCGACCGCGCGCGCGCCGTGCCCTACGACCCCGACACCACCAACAACTCCGCTTCGGCGACCCTGAACGGCACCGAGCGGCCGGCACTCCAGATCGTCAAGACCGCGAGCCCCGCCACGGTCACCGCTGCCGGACAGCAGGTGCAGTACACGTTCCGCGTCACCAACGTCGGCGACGTCCCCCTGAGCGCCGTCTCGATCGTGGAGGACGGCTTCACCGGCTCCGGCGACCTCCCCACGCCGACCTGCCCGCCGAGCGCTGCACGCCTGGCCCCGGGGGAGAGCGTCGACTGCACGAGCGTGTACGTCGTCACCGCCGCCGACCTGGCCACCGGTCAGCTGCGCAACGTCGCCCGCGCCACCGGCAACGGCCCCAGCGGCGGCGCGACCTCCTCCGCCCCCGACGGCGCCGTGGTCGAGATCAACCCGGTGGCCCCCCCGGTGGCCACCCCGTCGATCCGCACCCGCACCTCCGACCGCGACGTCGAGCCGGGCGAGCGGTTCCACGACCGGGTCCGGATCACCGGGCTCCCCGATGGCGCCTCGGTCCCCGCGACCGCCCGCCTCTACGGTCCGTTCGAGTCCCTCGCGGACGCCTCCTGCCGGCCCGGGACGCTCGCCCGCACCGTGCGGTGGCGAGCCGGCGCGGGCTGGAGTCGCACCGCAGCCGTGGAGGTGAGCGAACCCGGCGTCTACACCTGGCAGGTGACCACGCAGGCGACCGCCACGGCCGCCGCGGCCACCACCCGGTGCGGGCTCCCGCCGGAGACGACCACCGTCGCGAAGCCGCCCTACGTGGCTCCGATCGTGAGCGGAGGGTTCGCGGGCGTCCTGCCCGGCTCCGACCGCGAGGCTGCCGCCCGCGCGAAGGTGCGTGCGCCGGGCTTCGGGCTGAACGCCCCGGTCGTGCCCACCACGATCGTGCGCGGGAGGATGCGACTGCCCGAGAAGGTCGCACGGACCAGCTGGCTGCGCAGGTCCGCCGGCTTCGGCGACACGATCGGCACGTCGGTCATCGCCGGTCACGTCTCGGACCGGAGCGACCGTCCGGGCGCGATGTGGGGACTGCGGCGCGCCGAGCGCGGCGACACGGTCACCATCACGAGGGGCGGTCAGACCCAGCGCTACCGGGTGTCCGACGTCGCGACCTACGACCGGACGCGCAAGCTGCCGCAGCGGCTGTTCCGGACCACGGGCCCGCACCGTCTCCTGCTCATCAGCTGCAGCGACCGGGTCGTCTACCCCAACGGCCACTTCCACTACACGAAGTACAAGGTGGTGACCGCAGTGCCGATCCGTGCGGAGAGTGGACGCGTCCCGGTCGGTCCGTGA
- a CDS encoding pyridoxamine 5'-phosphate oxidase family protein, giving the protein MDEPITRMDTEECWEFLRTHELGRLAHHLADEVHITPINYAVDHDPATGRRSLLFRTAEGSKLLGVVMNPDVAFEVDEIVGDQATSIVMRGRARKLEEDEEHRAENVPLRPWVSTEKWNVVEIDVTEINGRRFELSRPWQHMLTD; this is encoded by the coding sequence ATGGATGAGCCGATCACCCGCATGGACACCGAGGAGTGCTGGGAGTTCCTGCGCACTCACGAGCTCGGCAGGCTGGCCCACCACCTGGCCGACGAGGTGCACATCACCCCGATCAACTACGCCGTCGACCACGACCCGGCCACGGGTCGCCGGAGCCTGCTGTTCCGCACCGCCGAGGGCTCCAAGCTGCTGGGCGTCGTGATGAACCCCGACGTCGCCTTCGAGGTCGACGAGATCGTGGGCGACCAGGCGACGAGCATCGTGATGCGCGGGCGCGCGCGCAAGCTCGAGGAGGACGAGGAGCACCGGGCCGAGAACGTCCCCCTCCGGCCGTGGGTGAGCACCGAGAAGTGGAACGTCGTCGAGATCGACGTCACCGAGATCAACGGCCGCCGCTTCGAGCTCTCCCGTCCCTGGCAGCACATGCTCACGGACTGA
- a CDS encoding dienelactone hydrolase family protein, translated as MPTLMLTTPDGEAEAYLATAPGGAPAPGVLFVVDAIGLRPRIEEMADRIASWGYTVLAPHVFHRAGTAAELAPRGDLREPGAREAFMPAAMERVRALTPDLVARDLPAYLAALRSLPETRGEEVGATGYCMGARIAVRAAGMDPGVVAVGGWHGAGLVTDAPDSPHLALRTARAAFAFGHASDDASMPPEAVAALGAALAEAGLTARNEVFPGPHGYAMADTSMYDEESCERHFASLRSLLDTALGAPDPRGMVVP; from the coding sequence GTGCCGACCCTCATGCTGACCACGCCCGACGGCGAGGCCGAGGCCTACCTCGCGACCGCGCCCGGTGGCGCGCCCGCCCCGGGCGTCCTGTTCGTCGTCGACGCGATCGGCCTCCGGCCGCGGATCGAGGAGATGGCCGACCGGATCGCCTCCTGGGGCTACACGGTCCTGGCCCCGCACGTGTTCCACCGCGCGGGGACCGCGGCCGAGCTCGCGCCGCGGGGAGACCTGCGCGAGCCCGGAGCCCGCGAGGCCTTCATGCCCGCCGCGATGGAGCGGGTCCGCGCGCTCACGCCCGACCTGGTCGCCCGCGACCTGCCGGCCTACCTCGCCGCGCTGCGCTCCCTCCCCGAGACGCGGGGCGAGGAGGTGGGGGCCACCGGCTACTGCATGGGTGCGCGCATCGCCGTGCGCGCGGCCGGGATGGACCCCGGCGTCGTCGCCGTGGGCGGCTGGCACGGCGCCGGCCTGGTGACCGACGCACCCGACAGTCCCCACCTCGCGCTGCGCACCGCTCGGGCGGCGTTCGCCTTCGGGCACGCCTCCGACGACGCATCGATGCCGCCCGAGGCCGTCGCGGCCCTCGGCGCCGCCCTCGCCGAGGCCGGGCTGACGGCGCGCAACGAGGTCTTCCCGGGCCCCCACGGCTACGCCATGGCCGACACCTCGATGTACGACGAGGAGTCCTGTGAGCGCCACTTCGCCAGCCTCCGGTCGCTGCTCGACACCGCCCTCGGCGCACCGGACCCGCGGGGGATGGTCGTCCCATGA
- a CDS encoding copper resistance protein CopC: MGAVLVALALVVLGAAPASAHAELVDSDPAEGAVVETAPEVVTLTFNEPVRLTAQEIAVYDAAGEPVEATAGASGTEVTVELPGAADLADGSYVVSWNVLSGDGHPVAGALTFSVGAPSASVSAPPEAETSSAAVTVLRDVLSIVTLVGLLLAAGLALFVAQVLPRTWPGTTTRARLRRLMTYAAAAGAVGAVLQVPVAAVYGQGLELTDVASALDPGLVVNEVLGAVLVVVGMGLLVRTTTDSPPSRAGGALLVGAAVLALAGPSLVGHTRAFAPTPLLVAADVLHLVAGATWLGGLVGLALSLRALAGREVVAAATLARFSSLAAGVLLAVAATGTLLGWRILGSWGALVATRYGWLLLAKVGVALLVAALGGWNRWRTLPAVTRAVGFGDRERAAAAVTRTVRVEAALLVVLLAITGVLVNQSPRAASVAPVSGTTGVGTATAGDLRVLAVLDPRRTGPNTLLVQVQDAAGEPYDPPVNPVVEMRTDGLDIGTVTVTPIAAGTYRGEVVVPRAGEWEVQVSVALSPFDNPVTTLRLTVRP, from the coding sequence GTGGGCGCCGTGCTGGTCGCGCTCGCGCTCGTCGTGCTCGGCGCGGCCCCCGCGTCGGCGCACGCCGAGCTGGTCGACAGCGACCCCGCCGAGGGGGCGGTCGTCGAGACGGCGCCCGAGGTGGTGACGCTCACCTTCAACGAGCCGGTGCGGCTGACCGCGCAGGAGATCGCGGTCTACGACGCCGCCGGCGAGCCCGTCGAGGCGACCGCCGGCGCGAGCGGCACCGAGGTCACCGTCGAGCTGCCGGGCGCCGCCGACCTCGCCGACGGCAGCTACGTCGTGTCGTGGAACGTGCTGTCCGGCGACGGCCACCCCGTCGCCGGGGCGCTGACGTTCTCGGTGGGCGCGCCCAGCGCCTCCGTGTCCGCGCCGCCGGAGGCAGAGACGTCGTCGGCCGCCGTGACCGTGCTGCGCGACGTCCTGAGCATCGTGACGCTGGTGGGGCTCCTGCTCGCGGCGGGACTCGCCCTCTTCGTCGCACAGGTGCTCCCCCGGACGTGGCCGGGCACCACCACGCGGGCCCGGCTGCGCCGGCTGATGACGTACGCCGCCGCCGCGGGCGCCGTGGGCGCGGTGCTGCAGGTCCCGGTGGCCGCGGTCTACGGTCAGGGCCTCGAGCTCACCGACGTCGCCTCCGCGCTCGACCCCGGCCTCGTCGTCAACGAGGTGCTCGGCGCGGTGCTGGTCGTCGTGGGGATGGGACTGCTCGTCCGGACGACCACCGACTCCCCGCCGAGCCGGGCCGGCGGCGCACTCCTGGTCGGGGCCGCCGTGCTGGCACTGGCGGGCCCCTCGCTCGTCGGCCACACCCGCGCCTTCGCGCCGACGCCGCTGCTCGTCGCGGCCGACGTCCTCCACCTCGTCGCCGGAGCCACCTGGCTCGGCGGCCTCGTCGGCCTGGCCCTCAGCCTGCGCGCCCTGGCCGGGCGCGAGGTGGTCGCGGCGGCCACGCTGGCACGCTTCTCCTCCCTGGCCGCCGGCGTGCTGCTCGCCGTCGCCGCGACGGGGACGCTGCTCGGCTGGCGGATCCTCGGCTCGTGGGGCGCCCTGGTCGCGACCCGCTACGGCTGGCTGCTGCTGGCCAAGGTGGGGGTCGCGCTGCTCGTCGCGGCGCTCGGCGGCTGGAACCGGTGGCGGACGCTCCCCGCGGTCACCCGCGCCGTGGGCTTCGGCGACCGCGAGCGGGCCGCCGCCGCCGTGACCCGCACGGTGCGGGTGGAGGCGGCGCTGCTGGTCGTCCTGCTCGCCATCACCGGCGTCCTCGTCAACCAGTCGCCGCGGGCGGCCTCGGTCGCCCCGGTGTCCGGCACGACCGGCGTCGGCACGGCCACCGCGGGCGACCTCCGCGTGCTCGCCGTGCTGGACCCACGTCGCACGGGCCCCAACACCCTGCTCGTGCAGGTGCAGGACGCCGCGGGCGAGCCGTACGACCCGCCCGTCAACCCCGTCGTCGAGATGCGCACCGACGGCCTCGACATCGGCACGGTGACGGTCACGCCGATCGCCGCCGGCACCTACCGGGGCGAGGTCGTGGTGCCCCGGGCCGGCGAGTGGGAGGTGCAGGTCAGCGTCGCGCTGAGCCCCTTCGACAACCCGGTGACGACGCTCAGGCTGACCGTGCGACCGTGA
- a CDS encoding YcnI family protein — MSIRTLARLGVLPAATAAVALSLVQPAGAHVTATPSTAAAGSYSIVTFSVGHGCEGSPTRRLEIQLPESVLSATPTRHPLYDVEVVRDELDEPLTDSHGNEVTERVGSIVYTARTPLPEGQRDAFELSFQVPDTEGEVLAFPTVQTCQKGETGWTQVPADGQDPDELESPAPSFEVLPAEGGGHGAAAEPAADADDTDSDDDPVADDADDDGSSALGWAGLVAGLLGLAAGGLALARTRTTT, encoded by the coding sequence ATGTCCATCCGTACCCTCGCGCGCCTCGGCGTGCTCCCGGCCGCCACGGCAGCCGTCGCCCTCTCGCTCGTCCAGCCCGCCGGCGCCCACGTCACGGCGACGCCGTCGACCGCGGCCGCGGGCTCCTACTCCATCGTCACGTTCAGCGTCGGCCACGGCTGCGAGGGCTCGCCCACGCGCAGGCTCGAGATCCAGCTCCCGGAGTCGGTGCTGTCGGCGACCCCGACCCGCCACCCCCTCTACGACGTCGAGGTCGTGCGCGACGAGCTCGACGAGCCGCTCACCGACAGCCACGGCAACGAGGTGACCGAGCGGGTCGGCTCCATCGTCTACACGGCCCGCACCCCCCTCCCCGAGGGCCAGCGCGACGCGTTCGAGCTGTCCTTCCAGGTGCCCGACACCGAGGGCGAGGTGCTCGCCTTCCCGACCGTCCAGACCTGCCAGAAGGGCGAGACCGGCTGGACCCAGGTCCCCGCCGACGGCCAGGACCCCGACGAGCTCGAGAGCCCGGCCCCGTCGTTCGAGGTGCTGCCCGCCGAGGGAGGCGGCCACGGCGCGGCCGCCGAGCCGGCCGCCGACGCGGACGACACCGACTCCGATGACGACCCGGTCGCCGACGACGCGGACGACGACGGCTCGTCCGCCCTCGGCTGGGCGGGCCTCGTCGCCGGGCTGCTGGGCCTCGCCGCCGGCGGTCTCGCGCTGGCCAGGACGCGCACCACCACGTGA
- a CDS encoding DUF1707 domain-containing protein yields MTAPDPRVRIADSDRERAMADLALHYTDGRLDHEEYDERLDAIWTARTRADLAVLFSDLPRLPAPHPTRAPASTARTARARTAGPRFRVPLLPVLVILLALSVLLEAPLFLLIFPVMWFAHRRRGPAHQRRHGHTDYRRPGRSHGW; encoded by the coding sequence ATGACTGCGCCCGACCCTCGGGTGCGCATCGCCGACAGCGACCGGGAGCGGGCGATGGCCGACCTGGCCCTGCACTACACCGACGGCCGGCTCGACCACGAGGAGTACGACGAGCGGCTCGACGCGATCTGGACGGCGCGCACCCGGGCCGACCTGGCCGTCCTGTTCAGCGACCTGCCGCGGCTGCCGGCGCCGCACCCGACCCGCGCTCCGGCGTCCACCGCACGCACGGCCCGCGCACGCACGGCCGGCCCCCGCTTCCGCGTCCCGTTGCTGCCGGTGCTGGTGATACTCCTCGCGCTGAGCGTGCTCCTCGAGGCGCCGCTGTTCCTGCTGATCTTCCCGGTGATGTGGTTCGCGCACCGGCGCCGCGGCCCGGCGCACCAGCGCCGCCACGGGCACACCGACTACCGGCGTCCGGGGCGTTCGCACGGGTGGTGA
- a CDS encoding PadR family transcriptional regulator, giving the protein MGHHWPGADWPGDDDTAQPDDHATSNDTPGDHPGARDYRRPGAQDWASWGSAFTGARGRRAGGPPPWLGEIFGFASAPQRPQQRGPRVRRGDVRTAIIDVLHRARKAEEPINGYQVIQEIAELSHGEWRPSPGSVYPTIQQLQDEGLVEADDARGRRTIRLTDAGVAWAEDNGSELAAVWAPFTPTQETAPEQPSGHADIKSEIGQVVSAVWQLATQGSDQQRKAALDVLVDTRRRLYGILADGRDGER; this is encoded by the coding sequence ATGGGACACCACTGGCCCGGCGCCGACTGGCCCGGCGACGACGACACCGCCCAGCCCGACGACCACGCCACCTCCAACGACACCCCCGGCGACCACCCCGGCGCGCGCGACTACCGGCGCCCGGGCGCCCAGGACTGGGCCAGCTGGGGCAGCGCATTCACCGGCGCCCGCGGCCGCCGCGCCGGCGGCCCGCCGCCGTGGCTCGGCGAGATCTTCGGCTTCGCCTCTGCTCCGCAGCGCCCGCAGCAGCGCGGCCCGCGGGTGCGTCGCGGCGACGTGCGCACGGCGATCATCGACGTGCTGCACCGCGCCCGCAAGGCCGAGGAGCCGATCAACGGCTACCAGGTGATCCAGGAGATCGCCGAGCTCAGCCACGGCGAGTGGCGCCCCTCCCCCGGCTCGGTCTACCCGACCATCCAGCAGCTGCAGGACGAGGGCCTCGTCGAGGCCGACGACGCCCGCGGCCGTCGCACCATCCGGCTCACCGACGCCGGCGTCGCCTGGGCCGAGGACAACGGCAGCGAGCTCGCCGCCGTCTGGGCCCCCTTCACCCCCACCCAGGAGACCGCTCCCGAGCAGCCGTCCGGGCACGCCGACATCAAGAGCGAGATCGGGCAGGTGGTCAGCGCCGTGTGGCAGCTCGCCACCCAGGGCTCGGACCAGCAGAGGAAGGCGGCGCTCGACGTCCTCGTCGACACGCGCCGCAGGCTCTACGGCATCCTCGCCGACGGGCGGGACGGCGAGCGATGA